In Desulfopila inferna, a single window of DNA contains:
- a CDS encoding response regulator — MSKINKRDLLSLFSPKNILLFTLTTFGVVLLTILITLRVGHQQALREQRQLTSSLREDINRHLETNFSESSRALTGQQAILELFLNPDPSATRQATALLNSTREILGASLVYIQDHTGTVIASSFSESGETLYGYNYKFRPYFTESMQGRDFIYPALGVTTDQRGIYFSSPIKDQEQRVHGVAIIKSGLKSIDKILSKSANKGPAAILTGDGIVFASSEESWLFHAIKPLSPQRLTALKESSQFAGQPLTPLPFQVQNGEAFLEGKRYGVQMQGIALSDWTVITLLPRKSAFFTIALVCLAFTIPAFFFFLKVNQYINEVRYKSKIRDQNVYLKKLNREMKKEIEERKETERQLKRVSRQELQYRMLFEQSRDAISIVSADGRFLEANQAFLSMMECTKEELKATDPKDFWIDQEERRDWLKLLQEQGSIIDYQSKQQTKTGAIIDLTLTTNATISRDGATVYLTILRNITDKLEDQRKLIAAKTEAEQANRAKSNFLANMSHEIRTPMNGIMGMTNIVLDSHLQPEQRNYLEMVRSSADRLLDIINNILDFSKIEAGRLELEELEFSLRDKLNELVSLMSIKARNNKVTLSAEVADNVPDRVIGDPTRLMQILINLTNNAIKFSANGSVLIRAGEKKMVSATRTLLCFSVRDTGIGVPQEKQRAIFDSFSQADTSTTRQYGGTGLGLTISSQLCRLMGGEIGLESEESKGSLFWFTAVFTLPENIHREQEKGQGLIIGSKLSRTEIFSGIRILLAEDDHINRTLALAILKKAGLKATAVNTGVEAVEESARTEYNLILMDIQMPEMDGYKATAAIRRRQAKSGRHTPIIAMTAHAIKGDREKCLAAGMDDYVTKPINTTELYATIERHLLRRVLIADDHLSSLKQAGRIFTEAGWRVTLAENIDQCLWECENFSFDLIIVDFFMAESNLAAIAERVDRKKRMTGKFSQILATAGHVDENLQKRCAAVGIQKIITKPLTPEKVAIPTAN, encoded by the coding sequence ATGTCGAAGATCAATAAAAGAGATCTGTTGTCTCTTTTTTCCCCCAAGAATATTCTGCTCTTCACTCTTACGACATTCGGCGTTGTACTCCTCACCATTTTAATCACCCTCCGCGTTGGGCACCAGCAGGCCTTGCGGGAACAAAGACAGCTTACTTCCAGTCTGCGCGAGGACATAAACAGACACCTGGAGACAAACTTCAGCGAAAGCAGCCGGGCTCTCACCGGACAGCAAGCGATACTTGAACTTTTTCTCAATCCGGATCCATCTGCAACCCGGCAGGCCACCGCTCTTCTCAACTCGACCAGAGAGATTCTCGGAGCCAGCCTGGTATATATTCAGGATCATACTGGCACGGTAATAGCCTCTTCCTTCTCTGAAAGCGGAGAAACCCTCTATGGCTACAACTATAAATTCCGGCCATATTTCACAGAATCGATGCAGGGAAGAGATTTTATCTACCCGGCTCTGGGAGTAACTACCGATCAGAGGGGTATATATTTCAGCAGTCCGATCAAAGACCAGGAACAGCGGGTTCACGGTGTAGCCATAATCAAAAGCGGCCTGAAGAGCATCGATAAGATATTATCCAAATCGGCAAACAAAGGACCGGCAGCCATTCTCACAGGCGACGGCATCGTTTTCGCCTCCTCGGAAGAATCCTGGCTCTTTCATGCCATTAAACCATTGTCTCCGCAGAGACTCACAGCCCTTAAGGAGTCAAGTCAGTTTGCCGGCCAACCTCTTACCCCCCTCCCTTTTCAGGTGCAGAACGGTGAAGCTTTCCTTGAAGGAAAAAGATATGGCGTACAAATGCAGGGAATTGCTCTGTCCGACTGGACCGTTATTACGCTGCTACCCCGAAAGTCCGCATTTTTCACCATTGCTCTGGTCTGTCTGGCCTTCACCATACCGGCCTTCTTCTTTTTCCTGAAAGTTAATCAATACATCAATGAAGTCAGATACAAAAGCAAAATCCGCGATCAAAATGTTTACCTGAAGAAACTGAACAGGGAGATGAAAAAAGAGATCGAGGAGAGAAAGGAAACAGAACGGCAACTTAAACGGGTAAGCCGCCAGGAGCTCCAATACAGGATGCTGTTTGAGCAGTCCAGGGATGCCATTAGCATCGTTTCGGCGGACGGTCGATTCCTGGAGGCAAATCAGGCTTTTTTATCGATGATGGAGTGCACCAAAGAAGAATTGAAGGCCACCGACCCCAAAGATTTCTGGATCGACCAGGAGGAAAGAAGGGACTGGCTCAAGCTTCTCCAGGAGCAGGGTTCCATCATCGACTATCAGAGTAAGCAGCAAACGAAAACCGGAGCAATCATCGACCTCACCCTGACCACCAATGCCACAATCAGTCGTGACGGAGCGACGGTTTACCTTACCATACTCCGCAACATTACCGACAAACTTGAAGATCAACGCAAACTGATTGCCGCCAAAACCGAAGCTGAACAGGCCAACCGCGCCAAAAGCAATTTCCTCGCCAACATGAGCCATGAGATACGAACGCCAATGAACGGTATCATGGGAATGACCAATATCGTCCTCGACAGCCACCTGCAGCCGGAACAGCGCAATTATCTCGAGATGGTCCGCTCTTCGGCCGACCGTCTTCTCGATATTATCAATAACATTCTTGACTTTTCCAAAATCGAGGCCGGACGCCTGGAGCTTGAAGAGCTGGAGTTTTCGCTCCGGGATAAACTGAATGAGCTCGTTTCTCTGATGTCGATCAAGGCCCGTAACAACAAGGTCACTCTCTCTGCTGAGGTTGCCGACAACGTTCCCGACCGTGTTATAGGTGATCCCACCCGGCTTATGCAGATCCTTATTAATCTGACCAACAACGCCATCAAGTTTTCTGCAAACGGATCCGTCCTGATCCGGGCAGGTGAGAAAAAAATGGTCTCAGCTACTCGGACTCTCCTCTGTTTCAGCGTCAGGGATACCGGCATTGGGGTGCCGCAGGAAAAACAGAGGGCCATTTTTGATTCTTTCTCTCAGGCCGACACCTCGACGACACGGCAATATGGAGGGACAGGTTTGGGGTTGACCATCTCTTCCCAGCTCTGCCGCCTGATGGGAGGTGAAATTGGCCTGGAAAGTGAAGAGAGCAAAGGATCACTGTTCTGGTTTACTGCCGTTTTTACTCTGCCCGAGAACATACATCGGGAGCAGGAAAAAGGGCAGGGGCTTATCATTGGCAGCAAACTCAGCCGTACGGAAATATTCAGCGGCATCAGAATTCTGCTGGCCGAGGATGATCACATCAACAGAACGCTTGCGCTGGCCATCCTGAAAAAGGCCGGACTCAAGGCCACCGCGGTAAATACCGGTGTTGAAGCCGTTGAGGAGTCGGCAAGAACAGAATACAATTTGATTCTTATGGACATTCAGATGCCTGAAATGGATGGCTACAAGGCCACCGCGGCAATCCGGCGGCGACAGGCAAAGAGTGGACGGCATACACCGATTATCGCCATGACCGCCCATGCAATAAAGGGCGACCGGGAAAAGTGCCTGGCCGCCGGCATGGATGATTACGTGACCAAACCTATTAATACAACCGAGCTGTATGCCACCATTGAACGGCATCTGCTCCGCCGGGTGCTGATAGCTGACGATCACCTCTCAAGCCTGAAACAGGCAGGCCGTATTTTCACCGAAGCCGGCTGGCGGGTAACCCTTGCAGAAAATATCGACCAATGTCTGTGGGAGTGCGAAAACTTCAGTTTTGACCTCATCATCGTCGATTTTTTTATGGCGGAGAGCAACCTGGCAGCCATCGCCGAACGGGTGGACAGAAAAAAAAGAATGACCGGAAAATTCAGCCAGATACTCGCCACTGCCGGACATGTAGATGAAAATCTGCAGAAGAGATGCGCCGCAGTGGGAATACAAAAGATCATCACCAAGCCACTGACGCCGGAGAAGGTGGCAATCCCGACCGCCAATTAA
- the msrB gene encoding peptide-methionine (R)-S-oxide reductase MsrB — protein sequence MSEVEEAQKKTEIAIFAGGCFWCMVPPFSDRDGVIEAVAGYSGGTTKDPDYQAVAHGQTDHYESVRVTYDREKISFAELLEIFWRQIDPTDDGGQFADRGNHYRTAIFYTTEEQRRVAERSKTNLQESRLFSQPIATMILPATAFYPAEEYHQNYHLKNVLHYSSYKKGSGREAFIEKVWKEKDLPGAAGKYEKPPDEELCRKLTPLQYEVTRKNATEPPFNNSYWDNEESGIYVDIVSGEPLFSSEDKYESGTGWPSFIRPLVPDNIVERVDRELFTERIEVRSRHGNSHLGHVFPDGPEPTGLRYCLNSAALRFIPAEDLEKEGYAEFADHFSK from the coding sequence ATGAGCGAGGTTGAGGAAGCGCAAAAGAAAACAGAAATTGCTATATTTGCCGGCGGCTGTTTTTGGTGCATGGTGCCCCCCTTTTCCGATCGGGATGGTGTGATTGAGGCAGTGGCCGGCTACTCGGGTGGAACAACCAAAGATCCCGATTATCAGGCAGTGGCTCATGGTCAGACGGACCACTATGAATCTGTCAGGGTCACCTATGATCGGGAGAAGATCAGCTTTGCGGAACTTCTTGAGATATTCTGGCGTCAGATTGACCCGACCGATGACGGCGGGCAGTTTGCCGATCGGGGCAATCATTACCGAACCGCAATATTTTATACAACCGAGGAACAAAGGAGAGTTGCCGAGCGCTCAAAAACAAACCTGCAGGAGTCCCGCCTTTTTTCACAACCGATTGCAACAATGATACTTCCGGCGACAGCTTTTTATCCCGCAGAGGAATACCATCAGAACTATCATCTCAAGAATGTCCTGCATTATTCCTCCTATAAAAAGGGTTCGGGAAGAGAAGCCTTTATCGAAAAGGTCTGGAAAGAAAAAGACTTGCCTGGGGCAGCCGGCAAATATGAAAAACCACCGGATGAGGAACTTTGCAGAAAGCTCACTCCGTTGCAGTACGAAGTTACCCGGAAAAACGCCACCGAGCCGCCTTTCAATAACAGTTACTGGGATAATGAGGAAAGTGGAATTTATGTGGATATCGTTTCCGGTGAACCGCTTTTCAGCTCAGAGGACAAATATGAATCCGGGACCGGGTGGCCAAGTTTTATCAGACCGCTGGTCCCAGATAATATAGTCGAAAGGGTGGACCGGGAGTTGTTCACCGAAAGAATTGAAGTCCGCAGCAGGCACGGTAATTCACATCTCGGCCATGTCTTTCCGGATGGTCCCGAACCTACCGGTCTGCGATATTGTCTCAATTCCGCAGCATTGCGTTTTATCCCCGCCGAAGATCTGGAGAAAGAGGGATACGCTGAATTCGCGGATCACTTTTCGAAATAA
- a CDS encoding CTP synthase — protein sequence MNTSKHTQRTKFIFVTGGVLSSLGKGLAAAAIGALLESRGLTVTFQKLDPYINVDPGTMNPFQHGEVFVTDDGAETDLDMGHYERYTDALMSQKNNYTTGRIYYSVITKERRGEYLGGTVQVIPHITDEIKEAVLQLDGSADVAIVEIGGTVGDIEGLPFIEAIRQLRGDLGPGYCLYIHLTLVPYIKAAGEVKTKPTQHSVRRLQADGIQPDILVCRTEVPIEDSLKAKIALFCNVPKDAVITAIDVDTIYELPLRLHDEGLDTKILELLNIWTGQPNIKPWVDLVNTIKNPQHTVTIGIIGKYIELTESYKSLHEALIHGGLANKTHAILHYISAEELDENDADELLRGCDGILIPGGFGKRGMEGKIKAINYARVNNIPFFGICLGMQLAVVEYSRNVANLPEAHSTELEPDTPDPVIYLMKEWFDYRNQKVQTRDENSDFGGTLRLGAYPCVLSKDTHAAAAYGAAEISERHRHRYEFNNDYREVLEKSGLIVSGASPDNNLVEIVELAGHPWFLGCQFHPEFKSKPMAPHPLFRDFIKAGLEYKARKKQKE from the coding sequence ATGAATACATCAAAACACACCCAACGTACGAAGTTTATATTTGTCACCGGAGGGGTTCTCTCTTCACTGGGCAAAGGACTGGCGGCGGCAGCTATCGGCGCTCTTCTTGAAAGCCGCGGTCTCACTGTGACTTTTCAAAAACTGGATCCCTATATCAATGTTGATCCGGGAACCATGAATCCTTTTCAGCACGGAGAGGTTTTTGTTACTGACGACGGCGCCGAAACAGATCTGGATATGGGGCATTATGAGCGCTATACCGACGCCCTGATGTCGCAGAAGAATAACTACACCACCGGACGCATTTACTACTCGGTGATCACCAAGGAACGCCGTGGTGAATATCTGGGCGGTACCGTTCAGGTCATCCCTCATATCACCGATGAAATCAAAGAGGCCGTGCTGCAACTCGACGGCAGCGCCGATGTCGCCATTGTTGAAATCGGCGGAACGGTCGGGGATATAGAAGGATTACCCTTTATCGAAGCAATCCGGCAGCTGCGCGGTGATCTTGGCCCGGGATACTGTCTCTACATTCATCTGACCCTGGTACCCTACATCAAGGCAGCCGGAGAGGTCAAAACCAAACCTACCCAGCACTCGGTACGCCGGCTGCAGGCCGACGGTATTCAGCCGGATATTCTCGTTTGCCGGACCGAAGTACCCATAGAAGACAGCCTCAAAGCCAAAATCGCCCTTTTCTGCAATGTCCCCAAAGATGCGGTCATTACTGCGATTGATGTTGACACCATCTATGAATTGCCCTTACGCCTGCATGACGAAGGACTGGATACCAAGATTCTCGAACTACTCAACATCTGGACCGGCCAGCCGAATATCAAGCCCTGGGTCGATCTGGTCAACACCATCAAAAACCCCCAACATACCGTCACCATCGGCATTATCGGGAAATATATAGAATTGACGGAGTCATATAAAAGCCTCCACGAAGCACTGATCCACGGTGGACTGGCCAACAAGACCCACGCCATTCTTCACTATATCAGCGCGGAAGAGCTTGATGAAAACGATGCGGACGAACTTTTACGAGGCTGCGACGGCATTCTGATACCGGGCGGTTTCGGCAAGAGAGGAATGGAAGGCAAGATCAAGGCCATCAACTACGCCAGGGTAAACAACATACCTTTTTTCGGGATCTGCCTCGGCATGCAGCTGGCTGTAGTCGAATACTCGCGTAACGTCGCAAATCTACCCGAAGCCCACTCCACCGAGCTCGAACCCGATACGCCGGATCCCGTAATCTACCTGATGAAGGAGTGGTTCGACTATCGCAACCAGAAAGTCCAGACACGTGATGAAAATTCGGACTTCGGCGGAACACTCCGCCTTGGCGCCTATCCCTGTGTACTCAGCAAGGACACACATGCGGCGGCGGCCTATGGTGCCGCGGAGATCTCCGAGAGACACAGGCACCGATACGAGTTCAACAACGACTACCGGGAGGTGCTTGAGAAAAGCGGACTGATAGTCTCCGGAGCATCTCCCGACAATAATCTTGTGGAAATTGTCGAACTTGCAGGCCACCCCTGGTTTCTCGGCTGCCAATTTCATCCGGAGTTCAAATCAAAGCCGATGGCACCGCATCCGCTCTTTCGGGATTTCATTAAGGCCGGCCTGGAATATAAGGCCCGGAAAAAGCAAAAGGAATAG
- the kdsA gene encoding 3-deoxy-8-phosphooctulonate synthase: MLPTTVTINTPQGSPIQVGGGQPLLLIGGPCALESEELARRVAGTMQEICSRLQLSYVFKASFDKANRTSINSYRGPGLEKGLAILGRIREDLGVPVISDIHEPGQAAEAAEVLDILQIPAFLCRQTDILRAASATGKVINLKKGQFVSPWDMENAVKKIRESGSSEVMLVERGSCFGYNNLVVDMRSLPVMRSFDCPVIYDATHSVQLPGGQGGSSGGQRQFIAPLSQAAVAAGIDGLFMEVHPEPEKALCDGPNSMPLEDMEEFLLRILRIRRAVEEKNER, from the coding sequence ATGCTGCCGACTACTGTTACTATAAACACCCCACAGGGAAGCCCCATTCAGGTCGGTGGCGGTCAGCCACTTCTTCTCATCGGCGGCCCCTGCGCCCTTGAGTCTGAAGAACTGGCCCGCCGGGTTGCCGGGACGATGCAGGAAATCTGCTCCAGACTGCAGCTCTCCTATGTCTTTAAAGCTTCCTTCGACAAGGCCAACCGCACCTCCATCAATTCCTACAGGGGGCCCGGCCTGGAGAAAGGACTTGCTATCCTGGGCCGTATTCGTGAGGATCTTGGAGTGCCGGTCATCTCCGACATCCACGAACCGGGCCAGGCGGCCGAAGCCGCTGAAGTTCTTGATATTCTCCAAATACCTGCTTTTCTCTGCCGGCAAACCGATATCCTCAGGGCCGCTTCGGCAACCGGAAAGGTGATCAATCTGAAAAAGGGACAGTTCGTCTCGCCCTGGGATATGGAAAATGCCGTGAAGAAAATAAGGGAGAGCGGCAGCAGTGAAGTTATGCTGGTGGAACGCGGATCCTGCTTCGGCTACAATAACCTGGTGGTTGATATGCGCAGCCTGCCGGTGATGAGATCATTCGACTGTCCGGTCATCTATGATGCTACCCACTCGGTCCAGCTCCCCGGCGGTCAGGGAGGGTCATCGGGCGGACAGCGTCAATTCATAGCCCCGTTGTCACAGGCTGCCGTTGCCGCCGGAATAGACGGCCTTTTTATGGAAGTTCATCCGGAACCGGAAAAGGCTCTGTGCGACGGTCCCAATTCCATGCCGCTTGAGGATATGGAAGAATTCCTTTTGCGGATCCTCCGGATCCGCAGGGCCGTGGAGGAAAAAAATGAGCGATGA
- a CDS encoding KdsC family phosphatase produces MSDDCGCMSPGSYPSDCQVTEGLRKMAHDRTEEKLDERIVARAKEIQLLLLDVDGVLTNGILIFSPEGEESKGFHTQDGFGIKLLQEAGIDVGVITARQSKAVTARCSGLKMRYIYQGDTDKLNAYKTILKESGLKPFQIGYMGDDWLDLPLIKRVGFSAAPANGVDEVRQQVHFTARRCGGEGAVREVIDLILKAKGVQQQLLHSYLNR; encoded by the coding sequence ATGAGCGATGACTGCGGCTGCATGTCGCCGGGTTCATATCCATCTGACTGTCAGGTCACAGAGGGACTGCGAAAAATGGCACATGACCGGACCGAGGAAAAACTTGATGAACGGATAGTGGCCCGCGCCAAGGAAATACAACTTCTCCTGCTCGATGTGGACGGCGTACTTACCAACGGCATATTGATCTTTTCTCCGGAAGGCGAGGAGAGCAAAGGTTTTCACACCCAGGACGGCTTCGGCATCAAACTCCTGCAGGAAGCTGGAATAGATGTCGGTGTAATTACTGCGCGACAATCCAAGGCGGTTACGGCGCGGTGCAGTGGTTTGAAAATGCGCTATATCTACCAGGGCGATACCGATAAGCTCAATGCCTACAAAACCATCCTTAAAGAAAGTGGATTGAAACCCTTCCAAATAGGCTATATGGGAGATGACTGGCTCGATCTTCCTTTGATCAAACGGGTAGGCTTTTCCGCCGCTCCGGCAAATGGTGTTGACGAGGTGCGGCAACAGGTGCATTTTACCGCCAGGCGCTGCGGAGGTGAAGGAGCCGTTCGGGAAGTGATTGATCTGATACTCAAAGCCAAAGGGGTGCAGCAGCAACTCCTGCATTCCTATTTGAACCGATGA
- the lptC gene encoding LPS export ABC transporter periplasmic protein LptC: protein MITRRNSLWLVPLLLILTFPLWKIPVASFLTPRGGFDSGESSKKNEGYNFSMDVVTILQSEEGKNTATIHAASAYSSRRHNEYILQEVDADIFDENGNLTNVIADTGNYNIDRKRLKLIENVVITNLADNYSMETDLLYYDGDKRTVFCPGETHLKGDGISIDGSSFSHNMISGEYIVGGRVLCLLQGYKSS, encoded by the coding sequence ATGATTACCCGCAGAAACTCTCTCTGGCTTGTCCCCCTGCTCCTGATCCTGACCTTTCCCCTGTGGAAAATTCCTGTAGCCTCCTTTCTGACTCCAAGGGGCGGTTTTGACTCAGGAGAATCAAGCAAAAAAAACGAGGGGTATAACTTTTCCATGGATGTGGTTACCATCCTGCAAAGCGAAGAGGGCAAAAATACCGCCACCATACATGCGGCCTCCGCCTATTCCAGCAGAAGACACAATGAGTATATACTCCAGGAAGTCGATGCCGACATCTTTGATGAAAACGGCAACCTTACCAATGTCATTGCCGATACCGGCAACTACAATATAGACAGAAAACGCCTCAAGCTCATTGAAAACGTGGTTATCACCAATCTGGCCGATAATTATTCCATGGAAACCGACCTGCTTTATTATGACGGTGACAAACGCACGGTGTTCTGCCCCGGTGAAACCCACCTCAAAGGGGACGGCATTTCCATCGACGGTTCGAGCTTCAGTCACAACATGATCAGTGGAGAATATATCGTCGGCGGCAGGGTTCTCTGCCTCCTGCAGGGCTACAAAAGTTCCTGA
- the tsaA gene encoding tRNA (N6-threonylcarbamoyladenosine(37)-N6)-methyltransferase TrmO yields the protein MTADTKNNKPDTGVVDVCPIGVIRSCYTEKFGIPRQPGMADKARARIELLAPYDREEMVKELDVFSHIWVQFLFHDAIKEGWKPTVRPPGLGGRKRVGVFASRSPHRPNHIGLSAVRLFEIDRKSGLSLLVGGGDFLDGTPVLDIKPYIPYSDSLDGAGPGYSGENRAPVHVCFLKEAERFCYQYEQETGRELSGLISQVLRQDPRPASQRGRKRSFGFRLWDINIRWEVRNNVFTVVECRRVQELL from the coding sequence ATGACAGCAGATACGAAAAATAATAAACCGGATACCGGCGTGGTGGATGTCTGTCCTATAGGTGTAATTCGTTCCTGTTATACCGAAAAATTCGGGATCCCGCGTCAGCCCGGCATGGCGGATAAAGCCAGGGCCCGCATTGAGCTGCTGGCCCCCTATGACCGGGAGGAGATGGTCAAGGAGCTGGATGTTTTTTCTCATATCTGGGTGCAGTTTCTCTTCCACGATGCGATCAAAGAGGGCTGGAAACCGACGGTGCGGCCACCTGGCCTGGGCGGCAGGAAAAGAGTCGGCGTTTTTGCCAGCCGCAGCCCGCACAGGCCCAACCATATCGGGCTTTCCGCTGTAAGACTTTTTGAAATTGATAGAAAAAGCGGGCTATCTCTGCTGGTGGGCGGTGGAGACTTTCTCGATGGAACTCCTGTTCTCGACATAAAACCCTATATACCTTACAGCGATTCCCTTGACGGCGCCGGTCCCGGATATTCAGGAGAAAACAGGGCGCCGGTTCATGTCTGTTTTCTCAAGGAGGCGGAGAGGTTTTGTTATCAGTATGAGCAGGAAACCGGCAGGGAGCTTTCTGGATTGATATCTCAGGTGCTTCGCCAGGATCCGCGTCCGGCAAGTCAGCGTGGCAGGAAAAGGAGTTTCGGCTTTCGGCTGTGGGATATAAATATCAGGTGGGAGGTCCGTAATAATGTTTTTACCGTTGTGGAGTGCCGCAGGGTTCAGGAACTTTTGTAG
- the cbiM gene encoding cobalt transporter CbiM codes for MHISEGILNAPVLIGCGVAAAACTAVGLKKLDIDRIMNVSLLTSTFFIASLIHVPLGPGSIHLVLNGLLGVILGWVSFPAIVTALLLQALFFQYGGFTVLGVNTIIMALPALLAFYIVRPWLKDNDKKRSVAAFAAGFLAIFSSSILMALALITSDSGFFDTAVLILAAQLPLMIIEGFITMFAVLFLAKVQPDFLYNNKS; via the coding sequence ATGCATATATCAGAAGGCATACTTAACGCACCCGTTCTCATCGGCTGCGGCGTCGCAGCCGCCGCCTGTACCGCTGTCGGCTTGAAGAAGCTGGATATAGACAGGATAATGAATGTCTCCCTGCTGACCTCAACTTTCTTTATCGCCTCTCTTATCCACGTCCCCTTAGGACCAGGCTCTATTCACCTGGTGCTTAACGGCCTTCTCGGCGTTATTCTGGGGTGGGTTTCTTTTCCCGCAATTGTTACCGCCTTGCTGCTCCAGGCTCTTTTTTTTCAATATGGCGGATTCACGGTGTTGGGGGTTAATACCATCATCATGGCTCTGCCGGCACTTCTTGCCTTCTATATCGTCCGCCCCTGGCTAAAGGACAACGACAAAAAGCGATCGGTCGCCGCCTTCGCCGCCGGATTTCTGGCCATCTTTTCTTCCTCGATCCTCATGGCGCTCGCCCTGATTACCAGCGATTCGGGGTTTTTTGATACAGCTGTCCTGATTCTGGCAGCTCAGCTTCCTCTTATGATTATTGAAGGCTTTATAACCATGTTCGCCGTACTCTTTCTCGCAAAGGTACAACCCGATTTTCTCTACAACAACAAATCATGA
- a CDS encoding DUF4198 domain-containing protein, whose amino-acid sequence MRIHHGVLSAALLLLLCPSAQAHFGMVIPSDNIVTQNRKEITLTLSFSHPFEGIGMDMEQPSRFYVVLGEESTDLLPDIQQTQVMDHLSWQTSHKLQRPGVYQYIMEPAPYWEPAEDLYIIHYTKTIVAAFGDNEGWSEPIGLPTEIIPLMRPYGNYAGNTFTGQVLIGGQPAAGSEVEVEFYNKDNVLKSPSEYHITQVVTTDGNGMFSFSCPVPGWWGFSALSEADYTMTGPDNKEKNVELGGVLWLYFDDLVTADK is encoded by the coding sequence ATGAGGATTCATCACGGCGTACTCTCTGCTGCGCTGCTGTTGTTGTTGTGCCCATCCGCACAGGCTCATTTCGGCATGGTCATTCCATCAGACAACATCGTGACCCAGAACCGTAAAGAAATCACTCTCACCCTTTCCTTTTCTCATCCTTTCGAGGGAATCGGCATGGACATGGAACAACCCAGCCGGTTCTATGTTGTTCTGGGAGAAGAGAGCACCGATCTCCTGCCGGATATACAACAAACACAAGTCATGGACCATCTATCCTGGCAGACTTCCCACAAACTGCAGCGTCCCGGCGTATATCAATATATAATGGAGCCCGCACCATACTGGGAACCAGCGGAGGATCTCTATATTATCCACTACACCAAAACCATTGTTGCCGCTTTTGGCGATAATGAAGGATGGTCGGAGCCGATCGGCCTTCCTACCGAAATTATTCCGCTTATGCGGCCTTATGGCAACTATGCGGGTAATACCTTCACAGGCCAGGTGCTGATAGGGGGACAGCCTGCTGCAGGCAGCGAAGTTGAAGTCGAGTTTTACAACAAGGACAACGTCCTTAAGAGTCCAAGCGAATACCACATCACCCAGGTGGTCACTACCGACGGCAACGGGATGTTTAGCTTCAGTTGTCCTGTTCCGGGCTGGTGGGGATTTTCGGCGTTGAGTGAAGCGGATTACACCATGACCGGTCCCGACAACAAGGAAAAAAACGTGGAACTCGGCGGTGTTCTCTGGCTTTATTTCGACGATCTTGTTACCGCGGACAAATAA
- the cbiQ gene encoding cobalt ECF transporter T component CbiQ produces the protein MIEELFAQGDSFLHRRDPRGKVVAALCFTVTVALLNSFAALWPALVLSLFLVLLARLPLLSVLKRMLLVNGFTLFLWISLPLTYGGGQPIDTAFLSLSREGMVLAALITLKTNTIVLTIIALLTTSSVAELGSALDRLRFSQKICFLLLYSYRYVFVIYQEYARLLRAAKLRSFSPGTNLHTYRTFGYLFGMTLVKSYNRSRRIHQAMLLRGFDGRLVSLYSYRFCKIDVVFVSFIALAVISVILLNITY, from the coding sequence ATGATTGAAGAACTCTTTGCGCAGGGTGACTCTTTTTTGCACCGCCGGGATCCGCGGGGAAAAGTTGTGGCCGCACTCTGTTTCACTGTCACAGTTGCCCTGTTGAACTCCTTTGCCGCTTTGTGGCCGGCACTTGTCCTGTCACTTTTTCTGGTTCTGCTCGCCAGGCTGCCACTCCTCTCCGTGCTCAAAAGGATGCTGCTGGTCAATGGGTTTACTCTGTTTCTCTGGATCTCGCTGCCGCTTACCTACGGCGGCGGGCAGCCGATCGATACTGCTTTTTTGAGCCTCAGCAGGGAAGGTATGGTGCTGGCAGCGCTCATCACCCTGAAAACCAACACCATCGTACTGACTATAATCGCTCTGCTGACAACTTCGTCGGTTGCCGAGCTTGGAAGCGCCTTGGATAGACTGCGATTTTCCCAAAAGATCTGTTTTCTGCTGCTCTATTCCTATCGCTACGTGTTTGTGATATACCAGGAGTATGCCAGACTGCTTCGGGCGGCAAAGCTGCGCTCTTTCTCGCCGGGGACCAACCTGCACACCTACAGAACGTTCGGCTATCTTTTCGGTATGACCCTGGTGAAAAGCTATAACCGTTCCCGGCGTATCCATCAAGCCATGCTGCTGCGGGGCTTTGACGGCAGGCTGGTATCATTGTATAGCTATCGTTTCTGTAAGATTGACGTAGTTTTTGTCTCTTTTATTGCTCTTGCCGTCATAAGCGTCATACTCCTGAACATCACCTATTGA